One region of Streptomyces capillispiralis genomic DNA includes:
- a CDS encoding trypsin-like peptidase domain-containing protein encodes MPSRNGPRAAREAQDGWDAGDRRDGWGGSAGECRDSREPQGSGDSAGAQGHPDVLVRIHDLAGRPRGTGFVADHHGTVITSHEAVDGLPRLVLSAAGDRRRVVGADAVTPLPRLDLALVRSEGLGVAPLPVTTRGHIETGTYVRIAAGGWREARVLGTSAVTYTATDRPHALEAALELAVGTAGRDALRLGGGAAGGPVLDAATGTVLGVLGTALRSDERDVGFAVPLLPGVADEGALAAVLAENAATVPAYGTDLNLAGIVALTATSPGGGGPPGPGEPVARAAVLAQLAAFERGGAPVLGLVGPPGSGRTTELAALAARRRRAGLPTLWLRGAELRADDGSVADAARRALDRAAARAAASLAPFPAPAEALGDLGPERLAQLSRAAGRPLLLLLDGPEEMPPAPAHHRAAWTAATVRWLRATGARLAVACRPEYWEEAGFPEAALHAGDDGPDGLPPCVTLGDLTAEEARQARARLGIPEGAVADADARHPLTLRLFAEVRAALADGAPGTGGTTGTGDIPASCAPHHPGAIAIASAVPDVPVGRDQVFSAHLDLMCLRVAARLAAGHGLRGTAVRRLAAKVAGQVHEAARRSLGTGQGDLDRQTFETVFPPGPAPDRLGGGTGWAAAVLAEGLLVPAGTGYRFAHEELADWLQGSHLDVDGALRALVHDHRTPQDPGPVAHHRLGPVVEALLLLARQHGTARLASRLADLTHALDARPDAWWAARLLTGTLARVPDATPYTEVLHLLTDRIVAWREQRRAVRPELGPAFWTGLRLPPEARCALLRRLVHADGPPCESGPRFLDATAGLLAADPVTVLPYLVRWFEDDRPLPATPHATVATAAQALLHTHRHQALDALTEALADSAHRRADQLLTVLAEEEPAALCRAVDRWAQDERPARRAAALTYGLRVAPHVRDDTDRTLLRYAALAVLVRSADRALHGAALALLVRDPKSRDRHLPRALEHFAAGDPHLPPSALTDALATHPEPVLDAFRARLAGADAGRTLRTLADATTPALARPVAALLRESVERRPELTGHVAAYADRRLDRGPADRAVLRSLIAGLLDGGPQPLRVALAGVLAAPGTPASRPLRRELLDLLLTRESDPGVLDAVLRAAARTTGPELRVLVHGTGLMLARTPEGAARLDHCLADLGRHVPGFAAAVAGWLADAPREWDTLVGPATRRTIGHLADTTVPA; translated from the coding sequence ATGCCGTCGCGAAACGGACCCCGGGCAGCCCGGGAAGCGCAGGACGGGTGGGACGCGGGGGACCGCCGGGACGGTTGGGGTGGGAGTGCGGGGGAGTGCCGGGACTCCCGGGAGCCGCAGGGCTCAGGTGACTCGGCCGGCGCGCAGGGCCACCCGGACGTCCTGGTCCGGATCCACGACCTGGCCGGCCGCCCGCGCGGCACCGGCTTCGTCGCCGACCACCACGGCACGGTCATCACCAGCCACGAGGCCGTCGACGGTCTGCCCCGACTCGTGCTGTCCGCCGCGGGGGACCGCCGCCGCGTGGTGGGCGCCGACGCGGTGACCCCGCTGCCCCGGCTCGACCTGGCCCTCGTCCGGAGCGAAGGGCTCGGGGTCGCGCCGCTGCCCGTCACCACGCGGGGGCACATCGAGACCGGCACCTATGTGCGGATCGCCGCCGGAGGCTGGCGGGAGGCGCGCGTGCTCGGCACGAGCGCCGTGACCTACACCGCCACCGACCGTCCGCACGCCCTCGAAGCCGCCCTGGAGCTGGCGGTCGGCACCGCGGGGCGCGACGCCCTGCGCCTGGGCGGCGGGGCCGCCGGCGGCCCGGTGCTCGACGCCGCCACCGGCACCGTGCTCGGCGTCCTCGGCACCGCCCTCCGCTCCGACGAGCGCGACGTCGGCTTCGCCGTACCGCTGCTCCCGGGGGTCGCCGACGAAGGCGCCCTCGCCGCGGTGCTCGCCGAGAACGCGGCGACGGTCCCGGCGTACGGCACCGACCTCAACCTCGCCGGGATCGTGGCGCTCACCGCCACCTCGCCGGGAGGGGGCGGGCCGCCCGGACCCGGGGAGCCCGTCGCACGGGCGGCCGTCCTCGCACAGCTCGCCGCGTTCGAGCGGGGCGGGGCACCTGTACTGGGCCTCGTCGGACCGCCCGGCTCCGGCCGCACCACGGAACTCGCGGCGCTCGCCGCCCGCCGTCGCCGCGCCGGGCTGCCCACGCTGTGGCTGCGCGGCGCCGAGCTGCGCGCGGACGACGGCTCGGTCGCGGACGCCGCCCGCCGGGCACTGGACCGTGCCGCCGCACGCGCCGCCGCCTCCCTCGCCCCGTTCCCGGCCCCCGCCGAGGCCCTCGGCGACCTCGGCCCGGAGCGCCTGGCCCAGCTCTCGCGCGCGGCCGGGCGCCCGCTGCTGCTGCTCCTCGACGGCCCCGAGGAGATGCCGCCCGCCCCCGCCCACCACCGTGCCGCATGGACCGCCGCGACCGTGCGGTGGCTGCGGGCGACGGGTGCACGGCTGGCGGTGGCCTGCCGTCCGGAGTACTGGGAGGAGGCCGGCTTCCCGGAGGCGGCCCTGCACGCCGGGGACGACGGACCCGACGGGCTGCCCCCGTGCGTGACGCTCGGCGACCTCACCGCCGAGGAGGCCCGGCAGGCCCGCGCCCGCCTCGGCATCCCTGAGGGCGCCGTGGCCGACGCCGACGCCCGGCACCCGCTGACCCTGCGGCTGTTCGCCGAAGTCCGGGCCGCCCTCGCCGACGGGGCCCCGGGGACCGGCGGGACCACGGGGACCGGCGACATCCCGGCATCGTGCGCCCCGCATCACCCCGGTGCCATTGCCATTGCCAGTGCCGTTCCGGATGTCCCCGTCGGCCGCGACCAGGTCTTCTCGGCCCACCTGGACCTGATGTGCCTGCGCGTGGCCGCCCGCCTCGCCGCCGGGCACGGGCTCCGCGGCACCGCCGTACGCCGGCTGGCCGCCAAGGTCGCCGGGCAGGTGCACGAGGCCGCCCGGCGCAGCCTCGGGACCGGACAGGGCGACCTGGACCGGCAGACGTTCGAGACGGTGTTCCCGCCCGGCCCCGCTCCGGACCGGCTCGGCGGCGGCACCGGCTGGGCGGCGGCCGTCCTGGCCGAGGGCCTCCTCGTCCCGGCCGGGACCGGATACCGGTTCGCCCACGAGGAGCTCGCCGACTGGCTCCAGGGCAGCCACCTCGACGTCGACGGTGCCCTGCGCGCCCTGGTCCACGACCACCGCACCCCGCAGGACCCCGGCCCCGTCGCCCACCACCGCCTCGGCCCCGTCGTCGAGGCCCTGCTGCTCCTCGCCCGCCAGCACGGCACCGCCCGCCTCGCCTCACGCCTCGCGGACCTGACGCACGCCCTGGACGCCCGCCCCGACGCCTGGTGGGCCGCCCGCCTGCTCACCGGCACCCTCGCGCGCGTGCCCGACGCGACCCCGTACACCGAGGTGCTGCACCTGCTGACCGACCGCATCGTGGCCTGGCGGGAGCAGCGGCGGGCGGTGCGGCCGGAGCTGGGGCCCGCCTTCTGGACCGGCCTGCGGCTGCCGCCGGAGGCACGCTGCGCCCTGCTGCGCCGGCTGGTCCACGCCGACGGCCCCCCGTGCGAGAGCGGGCCCCGCTTCCTCGACGCCACCGCCGGTCTGCTCGCCGCCGACCCCGTCACCGTACTGCCGTACCTGGTCCGCTGGTTCGAGGACGACCGGCCGCTGCCCGCCACCCCGCACGCGACCGTGGCCACGGCCGCGCAGGCGCTGCTGCACACCCACCGGCACCAGGCCCTGGACGCGCTGACCGAGGCGCTCGCCGACAGCGCCCACCGGCGGGCCGACCAGCTGCTCACCGTGCTGGCGGAGGAGGAGCCGGCGGCGCTCTGCCGGGCCGTCGACCGGTGGGCGCAGGACGAACGCCCCGCGCGCCGGGCCGCCGCGCTCACCTACGGACTGCGGGTCGCACCCCACGTACGCGACGACACCGACCGCACCCTGCTGCGGTACGCGGCGCTCGCCGTGCTCGTCCGCAGTGCCGACCGCGCGCTGCACGGGGCCGCGCTCGCCCTCCTCGTCCGCGACCCGAAGAGCAGGGACCGGCACCTCCCGCGCGCCCTGGAGCACTTCGCGGCCGGTGACCCGCACCTCCCGCCGAGCGCCCTGACCGACGCCCTCGCCACCCACCCGGAGCCCGTGCTCGACGCCTTCCGGGCGCGGCTGGCCGGGGCGGACGCGGGCCGGACGCTGCGCACCCTCGCCGACGCCACCACCCCCGCCCTGGCCCGCCCGGTCGCCGCACTCCTGCGGGAGTCCGTGGAGCGGCGGCCGGAACTGACCGGGCACGTCGCCGCCTACGCCGACCGGCGGCTCGACCGGGGCCCCGCCGACCGTGCGGTCCTCCGGAGCCTGATCGCCGGGCTGCTGGACGGCGGCCCGCAGCCGCTCCGGGTGGCCCTCGCCGGTGTCCTCGCCGCCCCCGGCACGCCGGCCTCCCGCCCGCTGCGCCGCGAACTGCTCGACCTCCTGCTCACCCGCGAGAGCGACCCCGGCGTGCTGGACGCGGTGCTGCGGGCCGCCGCCCGCACCACCGGTCCCGAGCTGCGCGTCCTCGTCCACGGCACCGGACTGATGCTCGCCCGCACCCCGGAGGGCGCCGCCCGCCTCGACCACTGTCTGGCCGACCTGGGCCGCCACGTCCCGGGCTTCGCCGCCGCCGTGGCCGGCTGGCTGGCGGACGCCCCGCGCGAGTGGGACACGCTCGTCGGCCCCGCCACCCGCCGCACGATCGGACACCTCGCGGACACGACCGTCCCCGCCTGA
- the truB gene encoding tRNA pseudouridine(55) synthase TruB produces the protein MTQKHTTPDGLVIVDKPSGFTSHDVVAKMRGIARTRRVGHAGTLDPMATGVLVLGVERATKLLGHLALTEKEYLGTVRLGQNTVTDDAEGEITSSTDASRVTREAVDAGVAKLTGAIMQVPSKVSAIKINGVRSYKRAREGEEFDIPARPVTVSSFSVYDVREAVAEDGTAVLDLVVSVVCSSGTYIRALARDLGADLGVGGHLTALRRTRVGPYKLDAARTLDQLQQELTVMPVAEAAAAAFPRWDVDTRRARLLTNGVRLEMPEEYAGSGAVAVFDPEGRFLALVEEHRGKAKSLAVFV, from the coding sequence ATGACGCAGAAGCACACCACGCCCGACGGCCTTGTCATCGTCGACAAGCCGTCGGGCTTCACTTCGCACGACGTGGTCGCCAAGATGCGCGGCATCGCCCGCACCCGGCGCGTCGGCCACGCCGGCACCCTCGACCCGATGGCGACGGGCGTCCTCGTCCTCGGCGTGGAGAGGGCGACCAAGCTCCTCGGCCACCTCGCGCTGACCGAGAAGGAGTACCTGGGCACCGTCCGGCTCGGGCAGAACACGGTCACCGACGACGCCGAGGGGGAGATCACCTCCTCCACGGACGCGTCCCGGGTCACCCGCGAGGCGGTCGACGCGGGCGTCGCCAAGCTGACCGGCGCCATCATGCAGGTGCCGTCCAAGGTGAGCGCCATCAAGATCAACGGGGTGCGCTCCTACAAGCGCGCCCGGGAGGGCGAGGAGTTCGACATCCCGGCGCGCCCGGTCACCGTCTCCTCGTTCTCCGTGTACGACGTCCGGGAAGCCGTCGCCGAGGACGGCACCGCCGTGCTGGACCTGGTGGTCTCCGTCGTCTGCTCCTCCGGCACGTACATCCGCGCCCTCGCCCGGGACCTGGGCGCCGACCTGGGCGTGGGCGGGCATCTGACCGCGCTGCGGCGCACCCGCGTCGGCCCGTACAAGCTGGACGCGGCCCGCACCCTCGACCAGCTCCAGCAGGAGCTGACCGTGATGCCGGTCGCCGAGGCCGCCGCTGCCGCCTTCCCGCGCTGGGACGTCGACACCCGCCGGGCCCGGCTGCTCACCAACGGGGTGCGGCTGGAGATGCCCGAGGAGTACGCGGGCTCCGGAGCCGTGGCCGTCTTCGACCCCGAGGGGCGCTTCCTGGCCCTCGTCGAGGAGCACCGCGGCAAGGCCAAGAGCCTCGCCGTCTTCGTCTGA
- the rbfA gene encoding 30S ribosome-binding factor RbfA, with protein sequence MADNARAKRLADLIREVVAQKLQRGIKDPRLGSHVTITDTRVTGDLREATVFYTVYGDDEERTAAAAGLESAKGVLRSEVGRAAGVKFTPTLTFVMDALPDTARSIEDLLDKARQSDAAVREASAGAKYAGEADPYRKPGDDETDDTAE encoded by the coding sequence GTGGCCGACAACGCGCGGGCGAAAAGGCTGGCGGACCTCATCCGAGAGGTGGTGGCCCAGAAGCTGCAGCGCGGGATCAAGGACCCGCGGCTCGGCTCGCACGTCACCATCACGGACACCCGGGTCACGGGTGACCTCAGGGAGGCGACCGTCTTCTACACGGTGTACGGGGACGACGAGGAACGGACGGCCGCCGCGGCCGGTCTGGAGAGCGCCAAGGGTGTCCTGCGCTCCGAGGTGGGCCGTGCGGCGGGCGTGAAGTTCACGCCGACCCTGACCTTCGTCATGGACGCACTGCCGGACACCGCGCGCAGCATCGAGGACCTCCTCGACAAGGCGCGCCAGTCCGACGCCGCCGTGCGCGAGGCGTCCGCCGGCGCCAAGTACGCCGGCGAGGCCGACCCGTACCGCAAGCCGGGCGACGACGAGACGGACGACACCGCCGAATGA
- a CDS encoding DUF503 domain-containing protein, whose protein sequence is MYVGTLSFDLLLGDVRSLKEKRSVVRPIVAELQRKYAVSAAEVDHMDLHRRAVIGLAMVSGDAGHLTDVLDRCERLVAGRPEVELLSVRRRFHGEDD, encoded by the coding sequence ATGTATGTGGGGACGCTGTCCTTCGACCTCCTCCTCGGCGACGTACGGTCGCTGAAGGAGAAGCGCTCCGTCGTCCGCCCGATCGTCGCCGAGCTCCAGCGCAAGTACGCGGTGAGCGCGGCCGAGGTGGATCACATGGACCTCCATCGCAGGGCGGTCATCGGCCTGGCCATGGTGTCCGGCGACGCGGGGCATCTGACCGACGTACTGGACCGGTGCGAGCGGCTGGTCGCCGGGCGCCCCGAGGTGGAACTGCTGTCCGTCAGGCGGCGCTTCCACGGCGAAGACGACTGA
- the infB gene encoding translation initiation factor IF-2, with protein sequence MAKVRVYELAKEFGVESKVVMAKLQELGEFVRSASSTIEAPVVRKLTDAFQGGGNGKSAAKPGAPRKAAPRPAAPSPAQGGGPSRAVPAAGERPAAPKPPAAPKPAAAQPPAAPSAPAPAASGQRPTPGPRPAPRPAPAAPEFQAPPAAAAPAPSGAKPAARPGAPKPGGRPAGQGQGQGGGQGRPAGQGQRPGGGAPRPGARPAGPRPGNNPFTSGGSTGMARPQAPRPQGARPGGPGAPGGGPRPQAPGGQGGGPRPQAPGGQRPTPGSMPRPQGGPRPGGGGPGGPRPNPGMMPQRPAAGPRPGPGGPGGRGPGGPGRPGGGAGRPGGGGGFAGRPGGGGGGAGRPGGGGGFAGRPGGGGGGFGGGGGRPGFGGRPGGPGGRGGTQGAFGRPGGPARRGRKSKRQRRQEYEAMQAPSVGGVMLPRGNGETIRLSRGASLTDFAEKINANPASLVAVMMNLGEMVTATQSVSDETLQLLADEMNYTVQIVSPEEEDRELLESFDLEFGEDEGDEEDLVVRPPVVTVMGHVDHGKTRLLDAIRKTNVIAGEAGGITQHIGAYQVTTEVNEEDRKITFIDTPGHEAFTAMRARGAKSTDIAILVVAANDGVMPQTVEALNHAKAADVPIVVAVNKIDVEGADPTKVRGQLTEYGLVAEEYGGDTMFVDISAKQGLHIDSLLEAVILTADASLDLRANPTQDAQGISIESRLDRGRGAVATVLVQRGTLRVGDTMVVGDAYGRVRAMLDDNGNNVAEAGPSTPVQVLGLTNVPGAGDNFIVVDEDRTARQIAEKRAARERNAAFAKRTRRVSLEDLDKVLKAGEVQQLNLIIKGDASGSVEALESSLLQLDVGEEVDIRVLHRGVGAVTESDIDLAMGSDAIVIGFNVRAAGRAQQMAEREGVDVRYYSVIYQAIEEIEAALKGMLKPEYEEVELGTAEIREVFRSSKLGNIAGVLIRSGEVRRNTKARLLRDGKVIAENLNIEGLRRFKDDVTEIREGFEGGINLGNFNDIKVDDVIATYEMREKPRV encoded by the coding sequence GTGGCTAAGGTCCGGGTCTACGAACTCGCCAAGGAGTTCGGTGTGGAGAGCAAGGTCGTCATGGCCAAGCTCCAGGAACTCGGTGAATTCGTCCGTTCGGCGTCTTCGACCATCGAAGCGCCCGTAGTACGCAAGCTGACCGACGCGTTCCAGGGCGGGGGCAACGGCAAGTCCGCTGCCAAGCCCGGTGCGCCCCGGAAGGCCGCCCCGAGGCCCGCCGCGCCGTCCCCGGCGCAGGGTGGGGGTCCCTCCCGCGCCGTTCCGGCCGCGGGTGAGCGTCCGGCTGCCCCCAAGCCGCCGGCCGCGCCCAAGCCCGCCGCGGCCCAGCCGCCGGCGGCTCCGTCGGCTCCCGCGCCGGCGGCCTCCGGTCAGCGTCCGACGCCGGGCCCGCGCCCCGCGCCGCGTCCGGCTCCGGCGGCCCCGGAGTTCCAGGCCCCGCCCGCGGCGGCGGCCCCGGCTCCCTCCGGTGCCAAGCCCGCCGCGCGTCCCGGCGCCCCCAAGCCCGGCGGTCGTCCCGCCGGTCAGGGCCAGGGTCAGGGCGGCGGTCAGGGTCGTCCGGCCGGCCAGGGTCAGCGTCCCGGCGGCGGAGCCCCGCGTCCGGGTGCCCGCCCGGCCGGTCCGCGTCCGGGTAACAACCCCTTCACCTCCGGTGGCTCCACCGGTATGGCCCGCCCGCAGGCGCCGCGTCCGCAGGGCGCGCGTCCCGGCGGTCCCGGTGCCCCCGGCGGCGGTCCCCGTCCCCAGGCCCCCGGTGGCCAGGGCGGCGGTCCGCGTCCGCAGGCTCCGGGCGGGCAGCGCCCGACCCCGGGCTCGATGCCGCGTCCGCAGGGCGGTCCCCGTCCCGGTGGCGGTGGCCCCGGCGGTCCGCGTCCGAACCCCGGCATGATGCCGCAGCGTCCCGCTGCCGGCCCGCGTCCCGGCCCCGGCGGCCCCGGCGGCCGCGGTCCGGGCGGTCCGGGCCGTCCCGGCGGCGGTGCCGGTCGTCCCGGCGGTGGCGGCGGCTTCGCCGGCCGTCCCGGCGGCGGCGGTGGCGGTGCCGGTCGTCCCGGTGGCGGCGGCGGCTTCGCCGGCCGTCCCGGCGGCGGCGGTGGCGGCTTCGGCGGCGGCGGTGGCCGTCCCGGCTTCGGTGGCCGTCCCGGCGGTCCCGGTGGCCGTGGTGGCACGCAGGGCGCCTTCGGCCGTCCCGGCGGTCCCGCGCGTCGCGGTCGCAAGTCGAAGCGGCAGAGGCGCCAGGAGTACGAGGCCATGCAGGCCCCGTCGGTCGGCGGTGTGATGCTGCCCCGCGGCAACGGCGAGACCATTCGCCTGTCGCGCGGTGCCTCGCTCACCGACTTCGCGGAGAAGATCAACGCCAACCCGGCGTCGCTCGTCGCGGTCATGATGAACCTCGGCGAGATGGTCACCGCGACCCAGTCCGTCTCCGACGAGACGCTCCAGCTCCTCGCGGACGAGATGAACTACACCGTTCAGATCGTCAGCCCGGAGGAGGAGGACCGCGAGCTGCTCGAGTCCTTCGACCTGGAGTTCGGCGAGGACGAGGGCGACGAGGAGGACCTGGTGGTCCGTCCGCCGGTCGTCACCGTCATGGGTCACGTCGACCACGGAAAGACCCGCCTCCTCGACGCCATCCGCAAGACGAACGTCATCGCGGGCGAGGCCGGCGGCATCACCCAGCACATCGGTGCCTACCAGGTCACGACCGAGGTCAACGAAGAGGATCGCAAGATCACCTTCATCGACACCCCGGGCCACGAGGCGTTCACCGCCATGCGTGCCCGTGGTGCCAAGTCGACCGACATCGCGATCCTGGTCGTCGCGGCCAACGACGGCGTCATGCCGCAGACGGTCGAGGCGCTCAACCACGCCAAGGCGGCCGACGTCCCGATCGTCGTCGCGGTCAACAAGATCGACGTCGAGGGCGCGGACCCGACCAAGGTGCGCGGTCAGCTGACCGAGTACGGCCTGGTGGCCGAGGAGTACGGCGGCGACACCATGTTCGTCGACATCTCCGCCAAGCAGGGTCTGCACATCGACAGCCTCCTCGAGGCCGTCATCCTCACCGCGGACGCCTCGCTCGACCTGCGGGCCAACCCCACGCAGGACGCGCAGGGCATCTCGATCGAGTCCCGGCTCGACCGCGGCCGCGGTGCCGTGGCGACCGTCCTCGTCCAGCGAGGCACGCTGCGGGTCGGCGACACGATGGTGGTGGGCGACGCCTACGGCCGCGTGCGCGCCATGCTCGACGACAACGGCAACAACGTCGCCGAGGCCGGCCCGTCGACGCCGGTCCAGGTCCTGGGCCTGACCAACGTCCCGGGTGCGGGCGACAACTTCATCGTCGTGGACGAGGACCGTACGGCCCGTCAGATCGCCGAGAAGCGCGCCGCCCGTGAGCGCAACGCCGCGTTCGCCAAGCGCACGCGCCGCGTGTCGCTGGAGGACCTGGACAAGGTGCTCAAGGCCGGCGAGGTCCAGCAGCTGAACCTGATCATCAAGGGTGACGCTTCCGGATCCGTCGAGGCCCTGGAGTCCTCGCTGCTCCAGCTGGACGTCGGCGAAGAGGTCGACATCCGCGTCCTGCACCGCGGCGTCGGTGCGGTCACGGAGTCCGACATCGACCTGGCGATGGGCTCCGACGCCATCGTGATCGGCTTCAACGTGCGCGCCGCCGGGCGGGCACAGCAGATGGCCGAGCGCGAGGGCGTGGACGTCCGGTACTACTCGGTCATCTACCAGGCGATCGAGGAGATCGAGGCGGCCCTGAAGGGCATGCTCAAGCCGGAGTACGAAGAGGTCGAGCTCGGCACGGCGGAGATCCGCGAGGTCTTCCGCTCGTCCAAGCTGGGCAACATCGCGGGTGTGCTCATCCGCTCCGGCGAGGTCAGGCGCAACACCAAGGCGCGCCTGCTGCGCGATGGCAAGGTCATCGCGGAGAACCTCAACATCGAGGGTCTGCGTCGCTTCAAGGACGACGTCACCGAGATCCGCGAAGGCTTCGAGGGCGGTATCAACCTCGGAAACTTCAACGACATCAAGGTCGACGACGTCATCGCGACGTACGAGATGCGCGAGAAGCCGCGGGTGTAA
- a CDS encoding YlxR family protein, whose translation MSGRTRAGVCPERTCVGCRERAVKNELLRIVVIEDACVPDPRGTLPGRGAYVHPVPVCLDQAVRRRAFPRALRVPGPLDVKALRRYVEQAQGC comes from the coding sequence GTGTCTGGCCGGACACGAGCTGGCGTATGCCCTGAGCGCACCTGCGTGGGGTGCCGGGAGCGAGCGGTCAAGAACGAGCTGCTGCGGATCGTGGTGATCGAGGACGCGTGCGTCCCGGATCCTCGCGGTACGCTGCCCGGCCGGGGTGCTTACGTGCACCCCGTCCCGGTCTGTCTCGACCAGGCAGTGCGCCGCAGGGCGTTTCCGCGGGCGCTCCGCGTCCCGGGACCGCTCGACGTAAAGGCGTTGCGCCGCTACGTCGAGCAGGCACAAGGTTGCTGA
- the nusA gene encoding transcription termination factor NusA, with protein sequence MDIDMSALRGLVREKEISFDLLVEAIESALLIAYHRTEGSRRHARVELNRETGHVTVWAKEDPEDLEEGQAPREFDDTPSGFGRIAATTAKQVILQRLRDAEDDATLGEYAGREGDIVTGVVQQGRDPKNVLVDIGKLEAILPVQEQVPGETYPHGLRLRSYVVRVAKGVRGPSVTLSRTHPNLVKKLFALEVPEIADGSVEIAAIAREAGHRTKIAVRSTRSGLNAKGACIGPMGGRVRNVMGELNGEKIDIVDWSDDPAEMVANALSPARVSKVEVVDMAARSARVTVPDYQLSLAIGKEGQNARLAARLTGWRIDIRPDTEPTGDQNRERAGE encoded by the coding sequence GTGGACATCGACATGAGCGCCCTGCGGGGCTTGGTACGGGAGAAGGAGATCTCCTTCGACCTGCTGGTCGAGGCGATCGAGTCGGCCCTCCTCATCGCCTACCACCGCACCGAGGGAAGCCGCCGGCACGCGCGCGTGGAGCTCAACCGGGAGACCGGACATGTGACCGTGTGGGCGAAGGAGGACCCCGAGGACCTCGAGGAGGGCCAGGCCCCCCGCGAGTTCGACGACACCCCGTCCGGCTTCGGCCGTATCGCCGCCACCACGGCCAAGCAGGTCATCCTGCAGCGCCTGCGCGACGCCGAGGACGACGCGACGCTCGGCGAGTACGCCGGCCGCGAGGGCGACATCGTCACCGGCGTGGTCCAGCAGGGCCGCGACCCGAAGAACGTCCTGGTCGACATCGGCAAGCTGGAGGCCATCCTGCCGGTGCAGGAGCAGGTGCCCGGCGAGACCTACCCGCACGGCCTGCGGCTGCGCAGCTACGTCGTCCGGGTGGCCAAGGGCGTGCGCGGCCCCTCCGTGACCCTGTCGCGCACCCACCCCAACCTGGTGAAGAAGCTGTTCGCCCTGGAGGTGCCGGAGATCGCCGACGGTTCCGTGGAGATCGCCGCGATCGCCCGTGAGGCCGGTCACCGCACGAAGATCGCCGTCCGTTCCACCCGCTCCGGCCTGAACGCCAAGGGTGCCTGCATCGGCCCCATGGGCGGCCGGGTGCGCAACGTGATGGGCGAGCTGAACGGCGAGAAGATCGACATCGTCGACTGGTCCGACGACCCGGCCGAGATGGTGGCCAACGCCCTGTCGCCGGCCCGGGTCTCCAAGGTGGAGGTCGTCGACATGGCGGCCCGCTCCGCCCGGGTCACCGTGCCCGACTACCAGCTGTCCCTGGCGATCGGCAAGGAAGGGCAGAACGCCCGTCTCGCCGCCCGTCTGACCGGCTGGCGGATCGACATCCGGCCGGACACGGAGCCGACCGGGGACCAGAACCGGGAACGGGCCGGGGAATAG
- the rimP gene encoding ribosome maturation factor RimP: MSTTQSERLRTLLEPLVSSQGLDLEEIAVDAVGRKRVLRVVVDSDTGADLDRIADVSRVLSAKLDETDAMGGGEYTLEVGTPGAERLLTEHRHYVRATGRLVRFQLAEGGELVARIIEAGDDGLDLEVPGVKGRKATTRRLAFDDITRARVQVEFNRKDDASDKKNDKKEEEA; the protein is encoded by the coding sequence ATGAGCACCACCCAGAGCGAGAGGCTTCGAACACTTCTGGAACCGCTCGTCAGCTCCCAGGGCCTCGATCTCGAGGAGATCGCCGTGGACGCGGTCGGCCGCAAGCGTGTGCTGCGCGTCGTCGTCGACTCCGACACCGGTGCCGACCTGGACCGGATCGCCGATGTGAGCCGCGTGCTCTCGGCGAAGCTCGACGAGACGGACGCGATGGGCGGCGGGGAGTACACCCTGGAGGTGGGCACCCCCGGCGCGGAACGCCTCCTCACCGAGCACCGGCACTACGTACGCGCCACCGGCCGCCTGGTGCGGTTCCAGCTGGCCGAGGGCGGCGAACTGGTCGCCAGGATCATCGAGGCCGGCGACGACGGCCTGGACCTCGAGGTACCGGGAGTGAAGGGCCGCAAGGCCACCACGCGCAGACTCGCCTTCGACGACATCACCAGGGCGCGCGTCCAGGTCGAGTTCAACCGCAAGGACGACGCGTCCGACAAGAAGAACGACAAGAAGGAAGAGGAGGCGTAG
- a CDS encoding ferritin-like domain-containing protein, which yields MSEARDKQDKELRALQAALAAEHAAVYGYGVVGGRIGKERRTEARTAYDAHRARRDALARAVEDAGGEPVAAAAGYALPFPVPDAAAAVRLAAELEDRVAGVYADLVRDGTGERRRGAAEAMREAAVRSVRWTGGSVAFPGLAERGGTASGSPAPTA from the coding sequence ATGAGCGAGGCGCGGGACAAGCAGGACAAGGAGTTGCGGGCCCTCCAGGCGGCCCTGGCGGCGGAGCACGCGGCGGTGTACGGCTACGGGGTCGTCGGCGGGCGGATCGGCAAAGAGCGGCGCACCGAGGCACGTACGGCGTACGACGCGCACCGGGCGCGCAGGGACGCGCTGGCGCGCGCGGTCGAGGACGCGGGCGGTGAGCCCGTCGCCGCCGCGGCCGGCTACGCGCTGCCGTTCCCGGTGCCGGACGCGGCCGCGGCGGTCCGGCTGGCCGCGGAGCTGGAGGACAGGGTGGCCGGGGTGTACGCCGACCTGGTGCGCGACGGTACGGGTGAGCGGCGCCGGGGCGCCGCCGAGGCGATGCGGGAGGCGGCGGTGCGGTCGGTGCGCTGGACGGGCGGGAGCGTAGCCTTCCCTGGGCTCGCCGAGCGGGGCGGTACGGCTTCGGGGTCCCCGGCGCCGACGGCGTGA